From the genome of Hippopotamus amphibius kiboko isolate mHipAmp2 unplaced genomic scaffold, mHipAmp2.hap2 H_1, whole genome shotgun sequence:
TAAGAAGTATAAATTCACAGAGCACCtgagagttcacactggagaaaaacctTATGAGTGCAGTGACTGCGGGAAGTTCTTTAGACTCAGAGGGGGTCTTTCTCATCATCGGAGAGTTCACACAGGAGAAAAACCTTTTGATTGCAGTAAATGTGGGAAAGTCTTCATCTACAAATGTAAACTTGTTCAGCACCAaagagttcacactggagaaagacCTTATgagtgtaatgaatgtgggaaggcctATGCCCGCAAGGATTCACTTGTCCAACACCAAAAagtccacactggagagaaacctcataaatgcagtgaatgtgggaagcTCTTCCTTTATAGAAATAAACTTCTTGTGCACCAGAGGAtccacactggagaaaagccttTTAAGTGCACTGAATGTGGGAAGTCCTTCAGTTATAAAACAAGTCTTATTATCCACCAGAGAACccacactggagaaaggccttatatGTGCAGTGAGTGTGGGAAAGCCTACGTCAACAAAAAAAGTCTTATTGTCCACCAGAGAATTCATAACGGAGAAAAACTTTATGGCTGTAAGAAATGTGGGAACTTCTTTATAAGCAGCTTTGCCCTCAACAAACACCAGAATATTCACACTGCACAAAGGCGttatgagtgcagtgaatgtgggaaagctttcaaGAGGAAAATCAGACTTGCTGAGCACCTGAGAATCCACACTGGAGAAAGACCCTATgagtgtaatgaatgtgggaaagccttcaagCTAAAGAATACACTTGTtagccaccaaaatgtccacacTAGAGCAAAGCCTTTTCAGTGTGGTGAATGTGGGAAGCCCTACAGTAACAAAACAAGCCTTGTTGTCCACCAGAGAATCCACACTGGAGTAAAGCCTTTTCAGTGCAGCCAATGTGGGAAGCCATACAGTTACAGAACAAGTCTTATTGTCCACCAGAGAAtccacactggagaaaggccttatgagtgtaGTTCTTTGTATGCAGCTCCAAGCTCATAAAAAAGAGGCAAGTTCACACCGGGGAAATGCCTTGTGGACGTATGCTTTCCTTCACTTGAGTTAATATCTAGCAGCACAATTCCTGTGTCATAGAGTAGGTGAATGTTTAACTTATGTGGGGTCAGCCAAACTTTTCTAAAGTGGTAGTATCCTTTTACCATCTCGCCAGAAGCACCAGAACCCAAGTTCCCGTTCTttccattctcaccaacacttggtatgttCAAGCTTTCTAATTTTAGTGACACCataggtgtatagtggtatcaagtgattttaattttcatttccctagtgACATGATGCTGAGTGGTATTCAGTGTGTTAATTTCCAACCATATATTGTTATTGAAATTTCTGTTCATTTGATTTGTCATTCTAATTACTGAGTTTTGGCATTTCTCCATGGATTATTAAGATCCTCTAATGGAAATACTTAGCAATACATTCTTCCAGAATTGGTCTTGTCTTTTCAATCGCTTTTCCAcagaaaaagttttttattttagtgtagtctaatttgtccatttattcttACACTTTTTCCCTTGTTTCCTCCTGTAACTTTTATGGTTCAGGGTTTTTATTGAtgtaaatgaatcattttcagttaattgtggaagttactttaaaaaatatggatatccaattgctGCAGTGATATTGATTTAAAAGATTATAACTTTTCCCCTGAATTGCTTTAGTATCTTCATCAAAGCTCAGTcatttatgtatatgtttatttctggcatttctattctgttgcatttatCTACTTTATTTATGCCAGTATTTTCATGTATTgacatatttgtttttatgtgtcTTGAAATCAAGGTTGTGTTGTACTCCTttgactctcttttttttttccaaagtcattATGACCTTTCTTGGTTCTTTGCCTTTCCACTTGGAGTTTAGAATCCACTTTTCAGTTTATACAGCACAAAAAATTCTACTATGagtttgac
Proteins encoded in this window:
- the LOC130843063 gene encoding zinc finger protein OZF-like isoform X1; its protein translation is MVPGQGHVIFEDVAVSFSQEEWGLLNDAQRLLYCDVMLENLSLIASLGCWRGADTEEAASELCFSVGQMTQNRIPSPDPSILKTLTSDTCAPVEKDVLSLAEHQGVHPGLKPSFSGAYGKTFSSHLRHHQKQPGGEKHLRRENGALLVTNCKVFLPDNMFTCREVEKCFLGSLGFPQHQPSHHGEHPRRSRQIREVSHPGQGPYECSECGKTFNKKYKFTEHLRVHTGEKPYECSDCGKFFRLRGGLSHHRRVHTGEKPFDCSKCGKVFIYKCKLVQHQRVHTGERPYECNECGKAYARKDSLVQHQKVHTGEKPHKCSECGKLFLYRNKLLVHQRIHTGEKPFKCTECGKSFSYKTSLIIHQRTHTGERPYMCSECGKAYVNKKSLIVHQRIHNGEKLYGCKKCGNFFISSFALNKHQNIHTAQRRYECSECGKAFKRKIRLAEHLRIHTGERPYECNECGKAFKLKNTLVSHQNVHTRAKPFQCGECGKPYSNKTSLVVHQRIHTGVKPFQCSQCGKPYSYRTSLIVHQRIHTGERPYECSSLYAAPSS
- the LOC130843063 gene encoding zinc finger protein OZF-like isoform X2, with the protein product MLENLSLIASLGCWRGADTEEAASELCFSVGQMTQNRIPSPDPSILKTLTSDTCAPVEKDVLSLAEHQGVHPGLKPSFSGAYGKTFSSHLRHHQKQPGGEKHLRRENGALLVTNCKVFLPDNMFTCREVEKCFLGSLGFPQHQPSHHGEHPRRSRQIREVSHPGQGPYECSECGKTFNKKYKFTEHLRVHTGEKPYECSDCGKFFRLRGGLSHHRRVHTGEKPFDCSKCGKVFIYKCKLVQHQRVHTGERPYECNECGKAYARKDSLVQHQKVHTGEKPHKCSECGKLFLYRNKLLVHQRIHTGEKPFKCTECGKSFSYKTSLIIHQRTHTGERPYMCSECGKAYVNKKSLIVHQRIHNGEKLYGCKKCGNFFISSFALNKHQNIHTAQRRYECSECGKAFKRKIRLAEHLRIHTGERPYECNECGKAFKLKNTLVSHQNVHTRAKPFQCGECGKPYSNKTSLVVHQRIHTGVKPFQCSQCGKPYSYRTSLIVHQRIHTGERPYECSSLYAAPSS